Genomic DNA from Lactococcus garvieae:
TCTTAACATCCTCGAAAAAGAATTTAAAAATATTTCAGCCCGTCTGGTCATTTGCTTAAATCAAAAACAAAACCTCAAAGAACTCGTTGCACAATGCGACACCCTTCTTGAGCTCATCGAAACAAGCAGTAAAATAGCCACTGAAAAATCCGAAAATAATCTCTTAAGAAATAATACTTTTTACCAGCGTTACTTTGATATGCGACATATCCAGATTACCCTTTTAAAAGATATTATCATGAAATTAGAGCAGATAGATGTAGACAGTAAGCACCTAGCTGAAGTTTCTAATATCTTTGAAACCTTATCGCTCACCTATGCTGCAAATAATGATGGCAGCGACTTATTACGGAAGATTGAGAATGCTTATTCTAATTATCGTCAAATGGATTTGCCTCAAACACGTGAAGAGTTTGAAAATCGAGCGGGCCTTTTTCAAGTTCTCCAGCTGCTTGAATTATTAATTCAAGAAAAAAATACTTTTGCACTAAGTCAAGTTGGCGATGCTTCTTAAAGTGATGTGCTTTACCAAATAAAAAAAGTTGCGGCCTTGATCAGCCAGCAACTTTTTTATATCGGTGTGATCACAAGCTGAGCGCCCACGTGATCTTCTAGGAGAAGACTTTTTCCTTTAGTTTCATAAACTATCTTATTTTTTACAAGACGTTCACGTAGAGATTCATAGTACTCGCTTCCTACTTCTATCTCCCAAGCCAGAATGCCATTTTCTTGTCTCTTTCTTTTTTCCAGTCTTGTTCCTTCCCATAGATTTGTCGCGAAATGATGGTGATAATGATTTTGTGAGTAAAAATGAGCTGTCTCACCGACTTGGGCAACTAAGTCAGCGTGAAGTAACTTGATAAAAAGCTCATCTGCCTTCGCGAGGGAATTACCCGTAAAATGGAGATGGCCGATACTCATTTGTGCGGGATAACTGAAAGAGCCAGCTTTTTTGACTGCCAGAACAGCTTCAATATCCACAGCAAAGGTACCCATCTCCACTTGTCCTTCATTCCAAGTCCAACTCTGGGGCTCACGATCGTGATAGAGTTCTATGCCATTTCCTTCGGGATCGTTAAGGTAGAAAGATTCACTCACCAGATGGTCACCGGCTCCTAGAGGGTAGTTTGCTTTGATGAGTCGCTCGATGAGACCAGCTTTTGAAGCACGGTCTGGAAAAAGTATCGCATAATGAAAAAGACCAGTAGTCTTTTGAGCTCTTGCTTTGCCACCAAACTCAAGCGTTAGAAAAGGCGCTTCTTTTTCTCGAAAAGCGTAAGAGATCGAATCCTCTGTTTGCTCCGCAATATGCAAGTGGAGTAATTCCTCATAGAAAAGGCGCATTGCGTGTTGATTAGAAGCTCTCAAAGTAACTTTTTTAATGTTAAATGGTTTTGTATACATCTTTATTCTCGTTTCTTTATTGTTCACATTGATATGTTTGATATGATGTCAGTATACCACTTAAAATTCAGAAAATAAAACACTAAGTTTACAAATGTAAATTTAGTGTTTTACTCTCTAAAATCTTACTGTAAATTGTTTTTACTAACTGTGGAAACTTTCGTTCCAAAGTGAGTGGCTATAGCCCCGCCACCATGTTTTTGATAATTTACAGAAGAAAATCCTGCTTTAGTAAAAAGAAGGGCCAAAGCCTTAGCATCGGGAAAATTTTCTGCTGACTTTTGAAGCCACTGATACTCCTTCAAAGACTTTGCAAAGACTTTCCCGAGAAAAGGCATAATCTTCTTGAAGTAAAGTTCAAAAGCTTGCTTGTAAATGGGTAAAGTCGGATGAGAAGTCTCAATACATACTACCCTTCCTCCGGGTTTAAGAACACGATGTATCTCTCTTAGAACTGTAAGATAATCGGGGGTATTTCTCAGTCCGTAACCAATCGTTACTACATCAAACATTTCCTTTTCAAAAGGAATACTCATAGCATTTCCTTGAATAAAATCAATATTACCAATAGTTTTTTTAGTAAGCTTATCTTCTGCAACTTTTAGCATATTTTCTGAAAAGTCCAAGCCTATAACTTTGCCATTATCTCCTACAGCTTTAGAAAGGTCAAAAGTCCAGTCCCCTGTCCCGCAACACAAATCTAAAATAGTCATACCAGATAAATCGCCCATTTTTTTCATTGTCTTGATACGCCACAAATCATGTTGCTTAAAGCTAATAATTGCGTTCATTTTATCGTAATCTGCGGAGATATTATTAAAAATTTCGTGTACACGATCTTCATTTGCCTTTTTCATCTTTTTATTATAGCACACCAGTCGCCCTTATATAGGTCTATTGGTTCTTAAATTATGGGAAACTGCTGCACCATTTTCGATAAGAAAAAATACCCCTTTACTGCTTGAATCCAAACAGTGATGGAGTATTTTTAAAAGCAATATATATCGCTAATCAAAACTATCTAAACCTTATTTTTTAAGGTTGTAGAAAGCGCTAAGACCTTTGTAAGTTGCAACTTCTCCCAATTGGTCTTCGATACGAAGCAATTGGTTGTATTTAGCCATACGGTCTGTACGTGAGAGTGAACCAGTTTTGATTTGTCCAGCATTTGTAGCAACGGCGATGTCTGAGATTGTTGAATCTTCAGTTTCACCTGAACGGTGAGAAACGATAGCTGTATAGCCAGCTTCTTTAGCCATTTCGATTGCTTCAAATGTTTCTGTCAAAGTACCGATTTGGTTAACTTTGATCAAGATAGCGTTAGCAGCTTCTTCTTTGATACCACGTGCCAAGTAAGAAGTGTTTGTAACGAAGAAGTCGTCACCAACGAGTTGAACTTTATCGCCCAAACGTTCTGTAAGAGCTTTCCAGCCATCCCAGTCGTTTTCATCCATACCATCTTCGATAGTG
This window encodes:
- a CDS encoding VOC family protein; protein product: MYTKPFNIKKVTLRASNQHAMRLFYEELLHLHIAEQTEDSISYAFREKEAPFLTLEFGGKARAQKTTGLFHYAILFPDRASKAGLIERLIKANYPLGAGDHLVSESFYLNDPEGNGIELYHDREPQSWTWNEGQVEMGTFAVDIEAVLAVKKAGSFSYPAQMSIGHLHFTGNSLAKADELFIKLLHADLVAQVGETAHFYSQNHYHHHFATNLWEGTRLEKRKRQENGILAWEIEVGSEYYESLRERLVKNKIVYETKGKSLLLEDHVGAQLVITPI
- a CDS encoding demethylmenaquinone methyltransferase; this encodes MKKANEDRVHEIFNNISADYDKMNAIISFKQHDLWRIKTMKKMGDLSGMTILDLCCGTGDWTFDLSKAVGDNGKVIGLDFSENMLKVAEDKLTKKTIGNIDFIQGNAMSIPFEKEMFDVVTIGYGLRNTPDYLTVLREIHRVLKPGGRVVCIETSHPTLPIYKQAFELYFKKIMPFLGKVFAKSLKEYQWLQKSAENFPDAKALALLFTKAGFSSVNYQKHGGGAIATHFGTKVSTVSKNNLQ
- a CDS encoding aromatic acid exporter family protein, encoding MNYRYIKIGQRTIKTAICATLAIIIAQFFHLESATSAGIIAILSITNTQKSTLRLGFMRVLGLVIATLLAFIVLNLFHFTPVSFGIFLLLFIPISVATNTSEGIVVNSVLFSHYLLAQEITFSLVGNEFSLMFIGVGLALIANIYMPSNEKLLENNLNILEKEFKNISARLVICLNQKQNLKELVAQCDTLLELIETSSKIATEKSENNLLRNNTFYQRYFDMRHIQITLLKDIIMKLEQIDVDSKHLAEVSNIFETLSLTYAANNDGSDLLRKIENAYSNYRQMDLPQTREEFENRAGLFQVLQLLELLIQEKNTFALSQVGDAS